From the Aspergillus puulaauensis MK2 DNA, chromosome 1, nearly complete sequence genome, the window CGTGCAGTGCCGAGTAACTAATTCCACATTGCACGGCCTGTTGCGGAAAACCTAAATACACGTATAGCCTGTATACACTGGGCTTGTCTCGGCTATTATCGACCCCGCTGACAATGGCACACCCCCAACAAGCCATCCACGCTACCTCACTGCAGGACCCGGAGGCCTTCTGGTCTCATCATGCCCGGCAGCTCCATTGGCACCAGAAGCCATCACGTGCAATCAGCCGCTCGACCAAGACCGTCCCCAGCGGCGCCAGCCACGAGTCCTGGGCTTGGTTCCCTGACGGCGAAATCTCCACTACCTATAACTGTGTTGACCGTCACGTGCACAACGGAAATGGCGATAACGTTGCCATTATCTGGGACTCTCCGGTGAcggggaagaaagaaaagtataCCTACCGGCAGCTATTGGACGAGGTCGAAGTTTTGGCTGGTGTATTGCAAGAGGAGGGAGTTCGTAGGGGCGATGtggttattatttatagtatgTGCCTTGTTTTTACTTCTCTCAATTTGTCTTCAAGAGTTAGATGCTTACACTGTGATGCAGTGCCTATGATACCGGCAGCATTGATCGGTGCCCTAGCTGTCGCTCGACTGGGGGCAATCCATGCGGCTGTCTTTGGAGGGTTTGCGGCCAAGTCGCTAGCGCAGCGCATTGAGGCAGCGCGACCTCGGGCTATTTTGACAGCATCATGCGGGATTGAAGGAGCGAAGGGTCCCATTCCATACCGCCCGTTGGTGGAGGGCGCCATTGAAGCGAGCAGCTTCAAGCCGGAGAAGGTCCTCATCTGGCAACGTGACCAACTGCGATGGAATAACCCTCACAAGCTGGATGGTCAGCGGAACTGGAACCGGCTTGTGAAGAGCGCGAGGATGCGCGGCATTCGTGCTGGGCCGGTCCCAGTAAAGAGCACGGATGGTTTGTACATCATCTATACCAGTGGTATGTTCGCCAGACCCGCCTTGTCGTGCTTGCCACTGACCAAACAGGTACCACTGGGCTACCCAAAGGAGTCGTTCGAGAAACAGGCGGCCATGCAGTCGGGCTTAGTCTATCGATCAAATATCTGTTCGATATCCACGGACCCGGTGACGTCATGTTCTGCGCTTCAGATATTGGCTGGGTAGTAGGACACTCATACATTCTATACGCCCCATTGCTGGTCGGTGCGACGACCATATTGTTCGAAGGCAAGCCAGTCGGCACCCCAGATGCAGGGACATTCTGGCGAGTTGTCGCAGAGCACAAGGCGAATGTCCTTTTTACTGCACCCACGGCGCTTCGTGCTATCCGCAAGGAAGACCCTGACAACAAATACTTTGAAAAAGTAGCTGGAGACGGTAACCTCCGACACGTCCGGGCTCTATTCCTCGCCGGGGAGCGGAGCGAGCCCAGTATCGTGCGTGCTTATCAAGATCTCCTTACCAAGCACGCCGCTCCTGGGGCTCTCGTCGTAGACAATTGGTGGTCGTCGGAGTCCGGATCTCCTATTTCTGGGCTAGCACTGCGAAGCGCGGTGGGACGAGTGTCACCACGGTCTGACGAGCATAATATTGCACCTCTGGCAATTCGCCCCGGGTCAGCGGGTCTACCAATGCCAGGTTTCGACGTACGAGTTGTGGACGACGAGGGTAATGAGGTTCCACAAGGGACGATGGGCAACATCGTGATGGCAACGCCTTTGGCACCCACGGCATTCACACGGCTattcaacgacgacgaccgaTTTTACAAAGGATATCTCAAACGGTTCGACGGTCGCTGGTTAGACACAGGAGATGCCGGCATGATTGATCAAGACGGGTATATCCACGTCATGTCGCGGTCGGACGATATCATCAACGTAGCAGCCCACCGATTCAGCACAGGTATCTACCTACCCTACCCCATTCCATCCACCTATACATATACTTGGATAGATCTAACCCAAAAAAGGTTCCATCGAACAAGCAATCCTCTCGCACCCGGAAATAGGCGAAGCCAGCGTTGTCGGGATCCCCGATCCATTAAAAGGCCACCTCCCGTTTGCCTTTGTTACACTAAAGAAGCCACCCGGTGGCGACTTGCCGGCGCGACCATCCGAAGATCTCCTAAAAGGCGTGAATGGGCTCGTCCGCGAACAAATCGGCGCGATTGCGTCGCTAGGCGGGATAATCCAGGGCCAAGGGATGATCCCGAAAACACGGAGTGGGAAAACACTACGAAGGGTCTTGAGAGAATTGGTGGAGAACGGGGCGAAGGGAGAGTTTGACAGGGAAGTTGGCGTGCCGCCGACGGTGGAAGATAAGGCAGTTGTGGATGTTGCAAGGGAGAGGGTCCGGGAGTATTTCCAGGGAAACCCTAAGGCGGGTGTTAGGGCGAAGTTGTAGCCGCACAGCATCcacctatatatatatatggggtatatactatatataaaacgATCTACGAGCACTTTGATAGTCTACAAAATCAAACAGTTGCTTTATGTTGAGAAATTTGTTCGGAGCATAACAGCATTAAATGTACCCAATTAGCTTATACACAATGAAACAGAACAGCCAGGTCAAATCGTGAAGTACAAGAAGTAAAAGGTATAAGCAATTCGAAATAAAGTAATAAGGAGGTATTGGTATCTGTCGTATTCATCGATCAAGGCAAATcgatcaatcaatcaactcAACTCAACTCAACAACAATCAATCAAGCCAACTGCACACCAAAGGGATGAATAGCAAGTAGTACACCATCTTGATCTTGCAGCGACCAGACTGCGAACCCATCTGATCGACCATCGATTCCCCAACGCTAATTTTCACTCAACACACCACTCAGAGTAGAGTGAGGCGCTTAGAGAAgggcagcaacaacaccgaaAAGACCAGCGACGGCACCAGCCCCGGCAGCGGCGCGGCTAGCACCACCAGTGAAGGTGGGGGGAGCAGCAGTAGTGCTGGAAGCACTGCCAGTGGGAGCAACACCGGTGGGAGCAGCGGAGGGGATGACGGGGATGCTGGTAGCGGCGGAGCTGGAAGGAGCAACAGTAGCAGAGCTAGAGCTGCATGACAGTTAGATTTGAAATTTTCTTGACTGTGGATTCGGTGGACATACCAGGCCTTGCAGCGGGTGACGGTGGTGGTGATCAGAGGACGGTGAACGGTGTAAGGGCCGTTGGAGAGGGTGACGGAGCCGGGCTATATACAAGTCAGCATTCGTTCAATTCAGCCATTCGCCTATTTAGGCAGGGATGCGTACAGTCTCAACGGGGATGGTCTCGGTACCGACAGTCAGGGTGGTAGACTGGGGGCAGTAGGTGGTGTACTCAGTGACCTCAACAGTGGTGGTCGACTGAGGCTGAGCGGTAGAGctctcagcagcagcaccaccagcctgAAGGGAAGCAGTAGCGccagcgacgaagagggcagcagcagcgaagaactTCATCGTGAAAGATTGATTAAGAGAGAGAATTAATTGGTGTTAAAGAGTGGATGTTGATAAACAACGGGGGTGAAAAGAGTGTAATCGGTTGGAAACCGGGAGTGAGTGCGTTTGGCAGATGGAGGCAGAACGGGCtgaggaagggaagaagaggagggagagaacAGGAACGGGGGAGAGTCATAtaaacagcagcagcgcacGCAGCCCAAGACCCCcaagccaggaacaggcagCGCCGGCGAGACTAGTGTGTTAGTCTGGTTTGAACGGTCGAATCGTATCGGCGTCAGGGGCTGTTGGTGGAGGCGTTTCTGGGCTAATTTCCTTTGACTCGCCCTCTGATCTTAATTTCGTGTTATTGCTATTATAGGGGCGCCCTGCTCTTCTCTCCACGTTCCCCTGCCCTGGCGGCCCTTGAGCGAGATCCATCCGAGTCCAGACGTGCGCTGAACCCACCGACATGCCCCTAGCCGGAGGAAATGTAGACAAGATTGAAGAGTTGCCACACTGGAGTTGTTGGAACATGCTGGTACCTGAATCAATCGAGGAACAAGTGCTTAGATCGCCGGCGGACCACGGAACGAGGTCGGGGAGTCTGCAGGCTTGGACTTGCGAGACTGGGAACCGTTTTTGGACATGACTAGTATTGCTCCCACTCAGCCAGTGCTCATTATTGAGTTTGTCAAAGAAAGTTCAGTAAACCAAGTGTCTGTGGGAATCCCTTGCAGGCACTTGACACTGTCTGTCTCAGGGACACTGCGTGTCAGGGTGACACAGATTGTGACCGCAGGCTCAGTTACAGCTGTCCCTACGCAAGTAACTCTTGTACCTTGCAGCCTGCCAACTCAGTGACCACTGACGAGTTGGGCACGCCTGCGTCACCTCAGAGTTCACTGTCTCCAGGTGAAAACCTGAAAACCAAGACAGCAGAGTGGCGAGTCTAGACCAACCGACAAGCAGACGATCACCGAGGCCAACAGATCACGGACACGAACAGATCAACGGAAACTCTTCGCTGTCGAGCCTCCAAGGAGTCGAGATCCAGTCTCTGGCGATCGACATCGATTATCATCAAATCAACTGACAACTGCACAAGATATTTGCAGTGTTGGTCTCCTCTATTATTGATTATCAACTATTACTACTCCGTCCTCTCAAACTCCTCCCGAAACTGGACTCCGTATCTCGTAGCTAACTACCGAACTGCTAATAAACTACCACTACCCCGTCTTCTCCTCACCGCTTCATGCCGAGGAATGTGCCAGACTGGCTATCACACACTTCCAATCTGATGGTTCATTGCCCCTTATGGATGGTGAGAGGCGGGGACATGGCCGCATCGCCCGGGATGTCCAGCAAGCCGGACTTCCACGAGAGCTGACCAGATAACGCCGTTCTTCATCTTGGATTTAGTTGTGTgatggagagaaaaaaaggagaCGAAGCGCGAACCGATGAGGATTTTTGTGTGTGCGGGCGGATCATCAATTTCCCGCCGCACCGACCAGTCCGGAGATGCTAGTCCAAATACAGACTAGCGTATCAGCTTCCCGCGGGCAACGGCAGGACGTCACCTTGTCCGACGATATGGCGGAGTCTCTTCCTATCTACTTatacttctttcttttcttctttcccactTTCGCCAATTCTGTCAGAAAAAGACCTTTTTAAGTTGCGAATCACCATGCTAGGCCGCTGTGGTCGTCAGGCTTCGCGCCTCCTGCCGCGCCCTGCCTCCGCGCCCCGACCGCCTTCAGTGCAATGGCATCGTATGTTATCAACGTCAAACAGCCAGCAATCGGTGAGAAACCACACAGCGACTACTCGAAAGAGTGAGAAACATGCAGCTAATTGGCCATATAGCTGCTCTCCGCGCCTCTCCAAGAAGCCGACCCCTCGGTGTACAACATTCTCCAGAAGGTTGGAGCTTCCCCTCTCCCATCCTCGGCTCATGGCTCACCCATTGCAGGAGAAAAATCGACAGCAGCACTTCATCAACCTCATTCCCTCAGAGAACTTCACATCTCAGGCTGTTCTAGATGCGCTTGGAAGTGTTATGCAGAGTACGTCGGCCGTGGTTGCTCTTGCAGGCGATGCTAATTCTGGCAGACAAATACTCCGAGGGATACCCCGGAGCTAGATACTATGGAGGAAACGAACATATCGACGAGTCCGAGAGGCTCTGTCAGCAGCGCGCCCTCGAGACCTTCCGTCTCAGCCCGGAGGAGTGGGGGGTGAACGTCCAACGTAAGGGTGTCTTTCCTCTCTACTGATGGCCTTTTGCTGACTGACATCTTAGCGCTCTCTGGCTCCCCCGCGAACCTATACGCCATCTCCGCCCTTCTCAACACACACGACCGATTGATGGGATTGGATCTGCCGCATGGCGGTCATTTGTCCCACGGCTATCAGACACCTACAAAGAAAATCTCCTTTATCTCTAAATACTTCGAGACTTTCCCCTACCGCCTCGACGAGTCAACGGGTCTGATCGACTATGATAGCCTCGCGAAGCAGGCCCTCCTTTACCGCCCGAAACTTATCATCGCCGGTACATCAGCCTACAGCCGTTTGATTGATTACCCCCGCATGCGCGAGATTGCCGAGAACACGGGTGCCTACCTCCTAAGCGATATGGCACATATTTCTGGTCTGGTGGCCGCCGGCGTCGTTCCCTCGCCGTTCTTACACTCTGATGTCGTGACGACTACCACTCACAAGTCGCTCCGTGGCCCACGAGGAgccatgatcttcttccgcaAGGGCGTCCGCCGGACGGACAAGAAGGGCAACCCAGAAATGTACGACCTCGAGGGCCCCATCAATGCGTCCGTCTTCCCGGGCCACCAGGGTGGTCCTCACAACCACACTATCACCGCGCTGGCCGTGGCCCTCCAGCAGGCACAGTCGACTGAATTCAAGACGTACCAGGAGACGGTCCTGGCCAACGCCAAGTCTCTAGCTGAGCGTCTGGGTGGCCCGACAAGCAGCGGAGGCCTGGGCTACAACATCGTGTCTGGTGGCACAGACAACCacttggtgctggtggaCCTTAAGAACCGCGGTGTTGACGGGGCCCGTGTTGAGCGCGTGCTCGAACTCTGTGGTGTTGCCAGCAACAAGAACACCGTCCCGGGAGACAAGTCAGCGCTGAAGCCTGGCGGTTTGCGACTCGGCACCCCCGCTATGACCACCCGCGGGTTCCAGCCAGAGGACTTCCGCCGTGTTGCAGACATTGTCGACCGTGCAGTGACGATCACGCAGAAGCTGGACAAGCCGGCTAAGGAGGCCGCAACAGCCAAGGGCGCGAAGAACCCCAACACTGTCAAGGCATTCTTGGAATATGTAGGTAACGGCGAGGAGATCTCGGAGATTGTGCAGCTGCGccaggaagtcgaggatTGGGCAGGCACGTTTAGCCTCCCATGGAAGAAGGAGTAGATTGCctttataagtttatatgTAATTATGTTCAACACGATAGGTCGATATTCAAGACACCGCAACTTCCTCACGAGAGATGAGTCATCATATCCAATGGACATGTTCAACCTGATAGGAGAAAGAAGCTTACTGCCAAGACGATAACGCGGTAATGAAGGAATGTGGCATTGAGACAGGACGGGACTCCTCCAATCCCCCGGCCGTTCTCGAGCGAGTCGGACTCCTTCTCCGCATCGATTGCGAATCCAAGATAAGATAGTCCCTCTATCGGCATGTAACCATGATCTTCAAGCCCGACTCTTCACAAACCATGATCCATCCCTTATCCCCGCCTACACCCTTATGCATCAAAACTTCATCAAATTCCTAGTCCTACAGAACCTCTACAGATAGAACTATACATACATTATTACACCTACTGATCATGAAAGTCAGCCAGGTATGTCCACTACCAACTCCCCTTCCAACCCATCATCCATCAGAATCATGCTCCCAGAACAATACCTTATCACAACCATTTCAGGACATAAGCTAACTGGCCCAACAAATTCTCAACCCAGATCTACGTCTATCCAGTAAAGTCCCTGCGCGGGGTCTCCCTTACCTCAGCCCAGGTGACGCGGCTGGGCTTCAAATATGACCGCCGTTTCATGCTGCTGAAGGTCATACCTTCGGAAACCAAAGGCGAAACAACACTGAAGAACATGCACGTCCCGCACTTCCCTGAGATGGTATTGTTTGAGACGGAACTATTTGAGCCGGGGTTTGATGGCGCGGATGAGAAGGGGAGATTAaggattatatataataatcctgGATCTGAATCTGAGACTGAGGAGCAGTTAAATGGGAATAGGCAtgcaaaagaaagaaaacagagAGACACGATTGATGTCCCGCTTACCCCGGGCACAAGGGGGCTTGAGGAGATTGCTATCGTGATGCATGGGTCTCCAACGAAAGGGTATAACATGGGAGCGAAGTACAACCAGTGGCTTAGCGAGCGATTCGGATACGAGGTTGTGCTGGCTTATTTGGGCGGTAAGAATACTAGGTCTGTGTTAGGGACGTTTGCGCCGGCGAAGCACGTCGCGCACAAGAACCAGATTCGGCGAGAGTTGGACCTGGGTGCGATTTTTGCGGCACTTCTTGTTGCTCTGGGGCTTGTTTGGATGGGGTTTACGGCCACGAGCATGCCTAGGTTTGTAGCCGTGGCTGGTGGTGCTTTGGGTTATGATCATTCGTGGAAAGCCGGAATGGGTGTTGGCGCGACAGTCGCTGTGGGCGGACTAGCGTATCTTTTGGCTATTTGGAGGATGGAGCCTGGGAGCGAGGACCGCATCACATTTGCAGATACAGCAGCGTTCTTGGTTATTAGTGAGACGTCAGTGGCGGATGTCTCCCGCCGGTTGGAGGGGGGTGAGGATATGGATAGGAGGAAGTTCCGGGCGAACATAGTTGTTGAGGGTTCAGAGATGGCGTACGAAGAGGACTTCTGGGCAGagttggttgttggtggttcTCAGATCCGCGTGTTGTTGACGGCCAACTGCGCGAGGTGCCAAAGCCTAAACGTGGACTTTGCTACCGGGAAATTCGGGACGGGCGACTCTGGaaaggtgttgaagaagctcatggcTGATCGCAGGGTCGACAAGGGCGCAAAATATAGTCCAATCTTTGGACGATATGGGTTTCTGGATGCCAAGTCGGACCTGAAGACGGTTCGCGtcggcgatgatgttgttgtggcGAGGCGGATGGATGAGCGGGCTGTTTCTGGTACGTTTAGCTTCGAGAGAAGATTTCCAGAATCCGAAGAATCCGGGGTGACTGACTTGAATAGACTGGCCCGGGATCGGCTAACCCGCAAGACCTGTGAGCAATATGTGAGTAATAGTTCAGATTCGAGTGAATAATGGCTGCCTGGTGACGTTAAGTGAGATTAAGTGCTCCGTAGCCAAATCGTAGTGTGGCCAGTGAGACTAGAGCCTGGTCGTCACTCGTCAGGCATAAAATTAGCCACCAGCTGAGACAAACTCGCCTGAAGCTGCGGCTGTGCACAGAATTCTTGGCTGCACCACTTCGACTTTATttccccctccttcagccTGCATTCTCCTTTCCAGTATTTTGGTTCAAGATTCGGACTCCATCGCCATGGATCAAGATCAAGTTCGCCGTAAAGATACTACTAAGGGTCCTCCGCTAAGGATCCTGTCCCTCGGTAGCTACTCCCCGCCGACTTCATGTTTATTATGACGAAGCTAACTTGTTGAACCAGATGGCGGTGGCGTGCGAGGATACTCCatgctcatcctcctccaggaACTGATGCATCGCGTCTACGTCGAGGCAGAAGGAAAGCCCCCGCGACGCGATCAGGTCCCCAAACCATGCGAATACTTCGACCTTATCGCCGGTACTGGTACTGGCGGTCTAATCGCCCTGATGCTGGGCCGCTTACGCCTTGACATCGAAACCTGCAAGGACGTCTACGTGCGCATGACCCGGCGGGTGTTTGAAACAGACAAGACTTTCGCCGGCATCCCATTTCGCTCGACTTTGTTCAAGGCGTCGAAACTCGAAGAGGCCATCCGGGAGTGTGTACGGGAACATACAATTTATGAAGCAGAAGGGAACGATACTACGTCGCCTACATCGCCGGCATACGCGCCATTCAGCCCAAACTTCTCGACGACGTCCATCCCGCAGCGTTCCGGAAGTCGCGCGAGCCAGAGTACAACGCATTCGTCGATGAACAACCGGAGTTCTGCCTTCATCAATGGCCTGAGATGGGGGAACCCAGATGCGCTACTATATGATAATCGGGAGAACCGGACGAAGACGGCCGTTACGGCGTTATATCGAGGCACGACCAAGGGCGGAAACTCGGTGCTCCTTCGATCTTACGACTCCCGCAAGGAGCCTGCGCCCGAGTACAACTGCACGGTCTGGCAGGCCGGCCGCGCAACTTCAGCTACCGGGTTAGCTTTCAAGCCTATTCAGATCGGGCAACATTGGTTCATTGACGAAGGCCCGGGCACATACAATCCCTCGCCACAAATATTAGACGAAGCAGTTGTCAACGAGTGGCCGGGACGTGAGATCGGGGTGTTTATCAGTGTTGGCACGGGGAAGCGCCCTCCCGACACCAACAATCGCCAGCACGAGTGGTGGGAGGACTTTTTCGGCGACGCTCTAGGCACATTCGCCGAGGCACGCCGCCGGCTGATTACGAAGATTGAGGGCTGCGAGGATATCCATCATGACATGCTCCGCGAGCATCTCCCCAAGCGCAACGTGAGCAAGGACAACTACTACCGGTTGAACGTCGAGGTTGGAGTGGGCGAATTCGGCATGAACGAGTGGCACCGTCTTGCAGACATCAGCACGAACACTCGTCGCTACCTCTCGCGACCTGacgtgaagaagatgattcTCGACGCGAGCGTTAAATTTGCCAAAATCGAACGCATGCACCGTCGTCTCGAAGCCCACTCGGCAGCCGGACACGACGCCAACACTCTACTCGAAGATGACCATTCCTCGCTAGctcccagccctcgtctTTCAGTAACATCGCCTGCGCCGACACACGcaccaccaccccctccCGACGCGGTCGAGCTCCCCGCGGAACTCCCCGGCGActtcatccaactccatcccAACGACGACAAGCTCCCCGTGCACCCAACACCCCAGGACGCAATCCGCCCATCCTCCGGGCGCGCATCAGTAAGCGACATCATCAGCTCAAACGAGCCCAGCCGTCCAACA encodes:
- the SHM1 gene encoding serine hydroxymethyltransferase (COG:E;~EggNog:ENOG410PFHX;~InterPro:IPR019798,IPR039429,IPR001085,IPR015424, IPR015421,IPR015422;~PFAM:PF00464;~go_function: GO:0003824 - catalytic activity [Evidence IEA];~go_function: GO:0004372 - glycine hydroxymethyltransferase activity [Evidence IEA];~go_function: GO:0030170 - pyridoxal phosphate binding [Evidence IEA];~go_process: GO:0019264 - glycine biosynthetic process from serine [Evidence IEA];~go_process: GO:0035999 - tetrahydrofolate interconversion [Evidence IEA]), which produces MLGRCGRQASRLLPRPASAPRPPSVQWHRMLSTSNSQQSLLSAPLQEADPSVYNILQKEKNRQQHFINLIPSENFTSQAVLDALGSVMQNKYSEGYPGARYYGGNEHIDESERLCQQRALETFRLSPEEWGVNVQPLSGSPANLYAISALLNTHDRLMGLDLPHGGHLSHGYQTPTKKISFISKYFETFPYRLDESTGLIDYDSLAKQALLYRPKLIIAGTSAYSRLIDYPRMREIAENTGAYLLSDMAHISGLVAAGVVPSPFLHSDVVTTTTHKSLRGPRGAMIFFRKGVRRTDKKGNPEMYDLEGPINASVFPGHQGGPHNHTITALAVALQQAQSTEFKTYQETVLANAKSLAERLGGPTSSGGLGYNIVSGGTDNHLVLVDLKNRGVDGARVERVLELCGVASNKNTVPGDKSALKPGGLRLGTPAMTTRGFQPEDFRRVADIVDRAVTITQKLDKPAKEAATAKGAKNPNTVKAFLEYVGNGEEISEIVQLRQEVEDWAGTFSLPWKKE
- a CDS encoding MOSC domain protein (COG:S;~EggNog:ENOG410PMPV;~InterPro:IPR005302,IPR005303;~PFAM:PF03476,PF03473;~TransMembrane:2 (i194-214o234-256i);~go_function: GO:0003824 - catalytic activity [Evidence IEA];~go_function: GO:0030151 - molybdenum ion binding [Evidence IEA];~go_function: GO:0030170 - pyridoxal phosphate binding [Evidence IEA]) gives rise to the protein MKVSQIYVYPVKSLRGVSLTSAQVTRLGFKYDRRFMLLKVIPSETKGETTLKNMHVPHFPEMVLFETELFEPGFDGADEKGRLRIIYNNPGSESETEEQLNGNRHAKERKQRDTIDVPLTPGTRGLEEIAIVMHGSPTKGYNMGAKYNQWLSERFGYEVVLAYLGGKNTRSVLGTFAPAKHVAHKNQIRRELDLGAIFAALLVALGLVWMGFTATSMPRFVAVAGGALGYDHSWKAGMGVGATVAVGGLAYLLAIWRMEPGSEDRITFADTAAFLVISETSVADVSRRLEGGEDMDRRKFRANIVVEGSEMAYEEDFWAELVVGGSQIRVLLTANCARCQSLNVDFATGKFGTGDSGKVLKKLMADRRVDKGAKYSPIFGRYGFLDAKSDLKTVRVGDDVVVARRMDERAVSDWPGIG
- a CDS encoding putative Patatin-like serine hydrolase (COG:S;~EggNog:ENOG410QE5Q;~InterPro:IPR016035,IPR002641;~PFAM:PF01734;~go_process: GO:0006629 - lipid metabolic process [Evidence IEA]) → MDQDQVRRKDTTKGPPLRILSLDGGGVRGYSMLILLQELMHRVYVEAEGKPPRRDQVPKPCEYFDLIAGTGTGGLIALMLGRLRLDIETCKDVYVRMTRRVFETDKTFAGIPFRSTLFKASKLEEAIRECVREHTIYEAEGNDTTSPTSPAYAPFSPNFSTTSIPQRSGSRASQSTTHSSMNNRSSAFINGLRWGNPDALLYDNRENRTKTAVTALYRGTTKGGNSVLLRSYDSRKEPAPEYNCTVWQAGRATSATGLAFKPIQIGQHWFIDEGPGTYNPSPQILDEAVVNEWPGREIGVFISVGTGKRPPDTNNRQHEWWEDFFGDALGTFAEARRRLITKIEGCEDIHHDMLREHLPKRNVSKDNYYRLNVEVGVGEFGMNEWHRLADISTNTRRYLSRPDVKKMILDASVKFAKIERMHRRLEAHSAAGHDANTLLEDDHSSLAPSPRLSVTSPAPTHAPPPPPDAVELPAELPGDFIQLHPNDDKLPVHPTPQDAIRPSSGRASVSDIISSNEPSRPTSQAYSPPRLSFDHMHSHSHSHSGPPPIPPKTPIPYPDTAELGGIQMPMPSPGLHPAHAPAAATARPPYPVDEPPPIVNKLRKPSYQVRDYSA
- a CDS encoding putative GPI anchored protein (COG:S;~EggNog:ENOG410Q2ME;~InterPro:IPR038843;~SECRETED:SignalP(1-25);~go_function: GO:0005199 - structural constituent of cell wall [Evidence IEA];~go_process: GO:0031505 - fungal-type cell wall organization [Evidence IEA]); translation: MKFFAAAALFVAGATASLQAGGAAAESSTAQPQSTTTVEVTEYTTYCPQSTTLTVGTETIPVETPGSVTLSNGPYTVHRPLITTTVTRCKACSSSATVAPSSSAATSIPVIPSAAPTGVAPTGSASSTTAAPPTFTGGASRAAAGAGAVAGLFGVVAALL
- a CDS encoding putative acyl-CoA synthetase (COG:I;~EggNog:ENOG410PIJN;~InterPro:IPR000873,IPR020845,IPR032387,IPR042099, IPR025110;~PFAM:PF00501,PF16177,PF13193), with protein sequence MAHPQQAIHATSLQDPEAFWSHHARQLHWHQKPSRAISRSTKTVPSGASHESWAWFPDGEISTTYNCVDRHVHNGNGDNVAIIWDSPVTGKKEKYTYRQLLDEVEVLAGVLQEEGVRRGDVVIIYMPMIPAALIGALAVARLGAIHAAVFGGFAAKSLAQRIEAARPRAILTASCGIEGAKGPIPYRPLVEGAIEASSFKPEKVLIWQRDQLRWNNPHKLDGQRNWNRLVKSARMRGIRAGPVPVKSTDGLYIIYTSGTTGLPKGVVRETGGHAVGLSLSIKYLFDIHGPGDVMFCASDIGWVVGHSYILYAPLLVGATTILFEGKPVGTPDAGTFWRVVAEHKANVLFTAPTALRAIRKEDPDNKYFEKVAGDGNLRHVRALFLAGERSEPSIVRAYQDLLTKHAAPGALVVDNWWSSESGSPISGLALRSAVGRVSPRSDEHNIAPLAIRPGSAGLPMPGFDVRVVDDEGNEVPQGTMGNIVMATPLAPTAFTRLFNDDDRFYKGYLKRFDGRWLDTGDAGMIDQDGYIHVMSRSDDIINVAAHRFSTGSIEQAILSHPEIGEASVVGIPDPLKGHLPFAFVTLKKPPGGDLPARPSEDLLKGVNGLVREQIGAIASLGGIIQGQGMIPKTRSGKTLRRVLRELVENGAKGEFDREVGVPPTVEDKAVVDVARERVREYFQGNPKAGVRAKL